One Clarias gariepinus isolate MV-2021 ecotype Netherlands chromosome 5, CGAR_prim_01v2, whole genome shotgun sequence genomic region harbors:
- the LOC128524325 gene encoding MORC family CW-type zinc finger protein 3-like, producing MAGVTSRGILLSSLSPQYLHSNSTSHTWPFSAIAELIDNAYDPDVSAKQFWINKTVFKEQDCLIFMDNGKGMDYDKMHKMLSFGFSDKQTIRGHVPVGLYGNGFKSGSMRLGKDAIVFSKKASTMCVGLLSQTYLEKIGAQNIMVPIVMFTKTGQTVSAAPEHAESLYDILTHSLFNTKEELISEFSVIDRFCTSPSGTRIIIWNLQRTPSGELEYNFRDPNDIQLPVDVYKGSREKFRRQAWGGMSVPESEYSLRAYCSILYLKPRMQIILQGLKVETQYVEKTLAKVFTDTYKPVCLTSIKKAITITFGYNTKSKEHYGLMMYHKNRLIKAYERVACQRGGNNRGEGIIGVIVCNHLTPIHNKQDFEKNEEYWRTMSSVGKKLEEYWKQVHFIHDTKCNGRLEDTVEQPDQQWVQCDACLKWRKLPDGVDPKKLPKRWLCLMNPDPKYRSCTDEEEPEDSNDGQHRYQKTYKQHEQAQKFQQRQQEKRQQQSTLSSIQTTFHHSGNTSANTLHSSVLTVPKRKKKALDLGCENPEKKKARRKGFDESIPDLSTCLPLMFNDDSDASELESNNIKTALTDEGVEVIKSMEKKEESNQMPQTSSEDQQDYKMLYLQVIQAIKHNKLIELKKDLNKEGVDTKMNSLEYEKCRLSTCHESLQKDLEKINTKSKNMELSAKDCAAPSTQVSKPGGERYLQLQICEDETQDKSGSEKGHTEIKMPSHLRLIELRQRVDHLLVNFIPAVDRKQVTDDLFNQFIDVISPEVEVMLTKETEIQEAHLPSESKEDDNFSISTQPSYTRHHSADVFIPEPVKQSANSGAYRFLCSHTGQFHCKLTNLIFEMKGSGEVTYTVVPWDKSQLQVMGQFQPAGPLYNIKCSKDSILHLHIPHCEIATDNNQIELAVAHFGEDNVEILQPLKIKNTHVILKFQGLSIFGLLKKWMFVERPISAQVLLFYKEIIENQRMRTLHIHLLPGNVPVEEVQKQHQGSTYLQCSSIGPLTPGKKYKPLCEPHVFQPKVEAFGCDFGPYYYSTFKVILNTEVEDLTLGLLDETGQVVWEPRQVSLIADKEAIPSETD from the exons ATGGCAGGAGTAACAAGTAGAGGAATACTTTTAAGCTCT CTTAGTCCACAATATCTGCACTCAAACTCCACTAGCCACACCTGGCCCTTTAGTGCTATAGCAGAACTGATCG ATAATGCTTATGACCCTGATGTCAGTGCAAAACAGTTCTGgattaataaaacagtattCAAAGAACAGGACTGCCTCATCTTTATGGATAATGGAAAAGGCATGGATTATGACAAGATGCACAAAATGCTCAG tTTTGGATTCAGTGATAAGCAAACAATAAGAGGCCATGTTCCAGTGGGTCTTTATGGTAATGGCTTTAAGTCAGGCTCAATGCGCTTGGGGAAGGATGCCATTGTGTTCTCCAAGAAAGCCAGCACCATGTGTGTCGGTCTCCTGTCACAGACTTACCTTGAGAAGATTGGAGCACAGAATATCATGGTGCCTATTGTCATGTTTACCAAGACAGGACAGACTG TCAGTGCTGCACCGGAGCATGCAGAAAGTCTTTATGATATCCTGACACACTCTCTTTTTAACACCAAGGAAGAACTGATTTCAGAGTTTAGTGTCATTGATAGGTTTTGCACCAGCCCAAGTGGAACCCGCATCATCATCTGGAACCTACAGAG AACACCTTCAGGAGAATTGGAATATAACTTCAGGGACCCCAACGACATCCAGCTCCCTGTTGATGTGTACAAGGGCTCCAGGGAGAAGTTCAGGCGGCAGGCATGGGGTGGCATGTCAGTGCCTGAGAGTGAATATTCACTGCGA GCATACTGTAGTATCCTGTACCTGAAGCCACGAATGCAGATTATACTTCAAGGACTGAAGGTGGAAACTCAGTATGTTGAAAAAACTCTAGCAAAAGTCTTTACTGACACATACAAACCTGTTTGTCTTACTTCCATT AAAAAAGCAATAACGATCACATTTGGCTACAACACAAAGAGTAAAGAGCACTACGGATTGATGATGTACCACAAAAATCGCCTCATTAAAGCCTATGAGCGTGTTGCCTGTCAGCGTGGG GGAAACAACAGGGGAGAAGGAATTATTGGGGTGATAGTGTGTAACCACCTCACACCAATTCACAACAAGCAGGACTTTGAGAAAAATGAAGAATACTG GAGAACCATGTCTAGTGTAGGAAAAAAGCTTGAGGAATATTGGAAGCAAGTCCATTTTATACATGACACAAAATGCAATGGACGTTTGGAGGATACCGT GGAACAACCAGATCAACAGTGGGTTCAGTGTGATGCCTGTCTAAAGTGGCGAAAACTTCCAGATGGCGTTGATCCTAAAAAGCTTCCTAAAAGGTGGCTCTGCCTCATGAACCCTGACCCAAAATACAG GAGTTGTACAGATGAAGAAGAACCTGAGGATTCTAATGATGGACAACACAGATACCAGAAAACCTATAAACAGCA TGAGCAAGCCCAGAAGTTCCAGCAGAGACAGCAGGAAAAGAGACAGCAG caaAGCACACTTTCATCCATTCAAACTACATTCCACCATTCTGGTAATACCTCAGCGAACACTCTTCACTCCTCTGTCTTAACTGTCCCTAAAAG GAAGAAGAAAGCCTTGGACTTGGGTTGTGAAAAcccagagaaaaagaaagccaGAAGAAAAGGGTTTGATGAAAGCATCCCAGATTTATCTACTTGTTTACCTCTTATGTTCAACGATGATAGTGATGCTAGTGAGTTGGAAAGTAACAATATTAAAACAGCACTGACAGATGAGGGTGTTGAGGTGATTAAGAGCatggagaagaaggaggagagCAATCAAATGCCTCAGACCAGCTCTGAGGACCAGCAGGACTACAAAATGCTGTACTTGCAGGTCATACAGGCAATAAAGCATAATAAGCTTATAGAGCtcaaaaaagatttaaacaaaGAG GGAGTGGACACAAAGATGAACAGTCTAGAATATGAGAAGTGCAGGTTGTCAACCTGCCATGAGAGCCTGCAAAAAGatctagaaaaaataaatacaaaaagtaaaaacatggaGCTCAGTGCAAAAGATTGTGCAGCACCTTCAACACAAGTCTCCAAACCAGGAGGTGAAAGATACTTACAACTTCAAATATGTGAAGATGAGACACAGGACAAATCAGGGAGTGAGAAAGGACACACAGAGATAAAAATGCCATCACA ccTCAGGTTAATAGAATTAAGGCAAAGAGTGGATCATCTCTTGGTCAACTTCATTCCAGCTGTAGACCGTAAGCAGGTCACTGATGACCTTTTCAACCAGTTTATAGATGTGATCTCCCCTGAAGTGGAAGTGATGTTgacaaaagaaacagaaattcAAGAGGCACATTTACCATCAG AAAGTAAAGAAGACGACAACTTCTCAATATCTACTCAACCCTCTTACACCAGACAT CACTCAGCAGATGTATTCATTCCAGAACCAGTTAAACAGAGTGCCAACAGCGGTGCATATAG GTTTCTGTGCTCTCATACTGGGCAGTTTCACTGTAAATTAACCAACCTTATATTTGAGATGAAAGGTAGTGGAGAAGTGACCTATACAGTAGTGCCTTGGGATAAGAGTCAGCTGCAGGTCATGGGCCAGTTCCAGCCTGCAGGACCCCTGTACAACATCAAGTGCTCTAAAGATTCAATTCTTCATCTGCACATCCCACACTGCGAGATAGCTACTG ATAACAACCAGATTGAACTGGCTGTGGCACATTTTGGTGAGGATAATGTGGAGATCCTTCAgccactgaaaataaaaaacacacatgtgATCTTAAAATTTCAAGGACTCTCCATATTTGGCTTGTTAAAAAAATGGATGTTTGTTGAAAGACCCATCAGTGCCCAAGTCCTTCTTTTCTAcaaagaaataattgaaaacCAACGAATGAGAACGCTGCACATTCACTTGTTGCCAGGAAATGTGCCAGTTGAAGAG GTGCAGAAACAACATCAGGGAAGCACATATCTTCAGTGCAGCTCCATAGGTCCACTGACCCCTGGTAAAAAATACAAACCACTCTGTGAGCCTCATGTATTCCAGCCAAAG gttGAGGCATTTGGCTGTGACTTTGGCCCCTACTATTACTCCACATTTAAGGTGATCCTTAATACAGAGGTTGAAGACCTCACATTGGGGCTTTTGGATGAAACTGGCCAGGTGGTGTGGGAGCCTCGTCAGGTCTCTCTTATAG CTGATAAGGAAGCAATTCCATCTGAAACAGATTAA